In the genome of Thermodesulfobacteriota bacterium, the window TAGAGGCGAAGTGCATTTGGAAAGTTTTCAAGACAAAGGGGGATAAAGTTGAAGCACTTAAGGGGATTGACTTGGTGATAAACAGGGGCGACACTATCGGCGTAGTCGGGGTCTCAGGTTCGGGAAAGAGCACCCTATTGCATATACTAGGTACACTGGATCGCCCGACGGGAGGTGAATTGATTTATTGGAATACAAGCGGCGTGCCTGATAGCAATGGACACAACGAGCAACCACAGGAACTCAATATTTTTGAACACAGTGATGGTGAACTCGCAACCTTTAGGAATCGTGAGATTGGGTTTGTTTTTCAGTTTCATTATCTTCTTCCGGAGTTTAATGCGCTAGAGAACGTTATGATGCCTGCATTGATTCAAGGTATTGGGAGGAAGCAGGCAAAAGAGTTGTCTGAGTCAGTCCTCTTCAAAGTGGGTCTGCAAAACAGGTTATTTCACAGACCTGGGGAGTTGTCAGGGGGTGAACAACAACGAGTTGCAATAGCTAGGGCTGTTGTCTTAAAACCAAGGGTGATTTTTGCGGATGAACCGACAGGAAACCTGGATTTGGAAACAGGGATGTCGATTTTGGATCTATTTTTAAAGCTGAATGAAGAAGATGGTATTGTTCTGGTGTTGGTGACTCATAATCCTCAAGTGGCAAGTAGGTTGGGTAGAACTATCACACTATCTGATGGATTGGTCGTTGATGAGAAATAGTAAATCATACCTTAAGCGCACAATCATAACTGCGTTTTCTCTCTTAATTAGTCTGATTTTTCTTCCTGTTCTTGCAATAGGACAGGAAAATATCGTAAAGCTCGAAATTGAGGGAAATAGAAGAATTGAGACGAATATTATCAAAAACAATCTTTCTTCAAGGGAGGGGGAGCCTCTATCTCCGGACACGGTTAGGGAGGATATAAAAAATATCTATAAATTAGGATTTTTTGAAGACGTATCGGCGGAAGTCGAGCAAACTCCTGAAGGAGTCGTTCTGATCTATAGAGTCAAAGAAAAACCTGTTGTAGTAGATCTCAGAATTAGAGGAAATGAGGAGATAAAAAATGAAGAGATAATTGATGTAATAGATGTCAAAGAGGGTCGCATTATCGAGCTTAACAAGGTCAAGAAGAGTGTTGAGGCAATTGAGAAACTATATGCCGAGAAGGGTTATGTCGCGAGAAAGGTTACCTATAGCATTGAACCGAAGGGAGAAGGGACTGTAAGTGTTACCTTTGACATACAGGAAGGAAAACGAGCATATATCAAGGAGGTTAGTTATATAGGAAATGAAGCCCTTAAGACAAAGCAACTCAAAGAAGGCTTATACACAAAAACAAAAGGAATGTTTTCATTTATAACAAAAAGCGGTTTGTATAACCCGGAAGAAATTGATAATGACACACAAAGAATCAGGGCAAAATACTATAATAATGGATACCTCGATGTAAAGGTAAGCAAACCTGAGATTGAGTTCAGCGACCAAGAAGATGGCTATATAGTAACGTTTAGAATTGAAGAGGGTAAGCAGTACAAAATTAAGAATATTACTTTTAATGGAGATTTGGTTATTGCTCAGGAGGAACTGCTTTCACTCCTCAAGTTGAAAAGTGGAGAAATATTCCGGGGTGAACAGCTGGCCGATGACATCGAAAAACTCACGACGTTTTATGGCGATAAGGGATATGCGTTTGCCAATGTCGATCCTGGTGTCAAACAGAATAGGGAAGAACTCACGGTTGATTTGAATTTTCTAATTGAGAAGGGCCCGGAGGTATATATAAGAGATATAGATATTGTTGGTAACACTAGAACAAAGGATAAGGTTATAAGAAGGGAAATTCCCATTGAAGAAGAGCAATTGTATAGCACTTCCAAGGTAGATGCAATCAAACCGAGGGTTTCAAGGCTCGGTTTTTTTGATGAGAATGTGGAAGTTGCTACCAATCGTGTTACTGGAACCGATAATCAGGTCGATTTAAGTGTCAAGGTAAAGGAGAAACCTACCGGTTTTTTCAGTGTGGCTGGTGGATTTAGCTCGGTTGAGACTATCATATTCGCCGGTCAAGTTCAAGAGTCAAATATTTTTGGCACCGGGAAACGGGTATCTTTAAATGCCCAGATCGGTGGCGTAACACAGCTCTTTTTCATTAATTATACAGACCCCCACTTTCTCGACTCTAACTGGACTCTTGATGCAGTTGGCTTTAGATCGAAACAGGTATTTAGGGATTTTGACAGGGAGGCATGGGGTGGATCTTTAACCGTGGGCCGCAGATTATTTAGTCAGTTAAGCGGATCGTTAACTTATAGACTGGAGAGTCTCAAAATTAGTGATGTAGATAGAAATGCTTCATTCCTTATAACTGAAAATTCACAAACCGTCAGTAGCTTCGCGCTCGGTTTTGTATGGGATACGTTGAATAATGTACTGGATCCCACAAGAGGAAATATATCGAGGACAAGCATAGAGTATGCCGGGCCTTTTGGTGGAGATACAGATTTTATTAGATATCATATCTCGTCAAGACAATTCGTACCATTTTGGTATAATACGTACTTCTCCGTGTTTGGAACATATGGCATAATAGATTTTCAAAACATAGGGAATGAATTGGTTGTCGCTGAAAGGTATTACCTAGGAGGTCCTAATACACTCAGAGGCTTTGGTTTTAGGAGAGTTAGTCCACGCGTTCCTGTTCCAGATGGAGGTTTTGTTCTTATAGGTGGCGTGCAGCAATTATTGTTTCAGGTGGATTATATTTTTCCAATCCTTTCTCAGGTAGGCCTTAAGGGAGTTTTATTTTTTGATATAGGTAATGTATTTAATGATGGACAAGATCTTACGTTAAATCCTAGTGATCTAAGGAAGGATTGGGGGCTTGGTTTTAGGTGGAATTCACCTCTCGGCCCATTGAGGCTTGAAGTTGGGTTCCCGATAGGTACTCGACTTCCTGGAGAGAAATCATACGAGATTCAGTTTACAGTAGGTACATTATTTTAGTTAAGGAGGCAGTAAATGAGAATTTTAATTGTTGCTTTTTTGTTTACAGTTTTGACATCGGGATTATCGTATGCCCAATCAACTGCGAAAATTGCATATATTGATCTACAACGTGTGATTCTCGAATCTAAAGCTGGAAAGACGGCAAAGAGTGCTTTTGAACGAGAGTTTAATCAAAAAGCAACATTGATCGAACAAAAGAAAGTGGCTCTGGATCAAGAGAGGGAGAGTTTTTTGAAGCAATCTGCTGTTATGGATGAGGAAGCAAGGTTAAGAAAAGCCGATGAATTACAGAGAAAGGAGAAGGATCTCAATAGGACTCGTGACGATTATAGAGATGAACTTCAGAGGCGTGATCTCGATCTATCAAAGCAAATATTATCTCGGGTTGTGGAGATAATAAATAATATTGGGAATTCTGAGGGTTATGAGATCATTGTAGAAAAGAGTGAGGGTGGTATCTTGTGCTGCAAAGGTGCTGATATTACCGATAGAGTCATTAAGGCTTTTGATGCCAAGCAGTGAGAAAATTACTCAAGCGAATTACATTGCACGGTTTTTTTTGACATATGAGCATAAATAATAAATTTGTAAGGTGGAAGTATGATATACAATAAAGAGGAGATAAAAAATTTCATTCCACACCGGGATCCTTTTCTTTTTGTCGACAGTGTAATTGAGCTTGAGCCGGAGGTTAGGATCGTTGCATCAAAGCGTTTTGGCGATGAATTAGACTTTTTTAGGGGTCATTTTCCTGGGAATCCGATTGTACCAGGGGTTATCCTACTCGAAGCTCTCGCACAGGCTGGAGGGATCTTATTTGCTTCTTCCTATCCTGAAAAAATTAAAGAGAAGGGCAGATTTAATGTTTATCTCATGGGTGTTGAAAGCGTTAAATTCAGGAAACCTGTTTTACCTGGTGATAATGTAAAACTGGAAGTAAAACTTCTCAAAAATAGGTTACGGGGCCTGAAGTTTAGTGGCGAGGCGTTCGTAGGGAAGAATAAGGTCGCCGAGGCCCAGATCATTGCCGCAATCGTCTAGTCCATCAAGGCTTATACTAACCGTCTAATAAATTTGATAATTTCTCGTGCCATGTTAATTTAAATTCCTTTAAATAAATCCTTTTCTCCAGTAATATTTCAATTAAGAGGGATATGATTTCAATTGATGTATCAATTAAAAGCTGGCGTAGCTCAGTGGTAGAGCAGCTGATTTGTAATCAGCAGGTCGGGGGTTCAAATCCCTTCGCCAGCTCAAATGATATGATGCAAGATACAGGATGCACGATGCAGGATATTTCATGTACCGTTTATGGCGAATCGTGGATCGTGCATGGTGCATCTCTTTCAGCGGCGGGGAGGTGGCTGAGTGGACAAAGGCAGCAGACTGTAAATCTGCCGGCGCGAGCCTACGCAGGTTCGAATCCTGCCCTCCCCACCAAGTTTTTTATAATGACAAATTATTAGCCGCGAATAGACGCCTATGAACACGAATGAAATAAGTCGTATATACTATTCACGATACAGGATGCACGATGCAGGATACACGATTCACGATGCGGAATGGAGGATACAAGATTCATCGTGGATCATGAATCATGCATCATTTTACGGGTGTGCGGGAGTAGCTCAGTTGGCTAGAGCGTCAGCCTTCCAAGCTGAGGGTCGCGGGTTCGAGTCCCGTCTCCCGCTCAAAAATAGCGGTGCCCACGTAGCTCAGTCGGCAGAGCACATCCTTGGTAAGGATGAGGTCAGCGGTTCAAGTCCGCTCGTGGGCTCCAAAATGTTTAATGGAAAGAAAGCACCAAATCTCAAATTACAAATTCCAAATGATATGGACTGGCACTACTGTTTGGTATTTTAGAATTGAGGAATTGAAATTTATTTGTAATTTGGTACTTGGTGCTTGGAATTTGAGTTGATTAATTTGGGAGGTAAAGAGAATGTCGAAGGCGAGATTTGAGAGGGGTAAGCCG includes:
- a CDS encoding ABC transporter ATP-binding protein, with the translated sequence MSCLIEAKCIWKVFKTKGDKVEALKGIDLVINRGDTIGVVGVSGSGKSTLLHILGTLDRPTGGELIYWNTSGVPDSNGHNEQPQELNIFEHSDGELATFRNREIGFVFQFHYLLPEFNALENVMMPALIQGIGRKQAKELSESVLFKVGLQNRLFHRPGELSGGEQQRVAIARAVVLKPRVIFADEPTGNLDLETGMSILDLFLKLNEEDGIVLVLVTHNPQVASRLGRTITLSDGLVVDEK
- the bamA gene encoding outer membrane protein assembly factor BamA, producing the protein MRNSKSYLKRTIITAFSLLISLIFLPVLAIGQENIVKLEIEGNRRIETNIIKNNLSSREGEPLSPDTVREDIKNIYKLGFFEDVSAEVEQTPEGVVLIYRVKEKPVVVDLRIRGNEEIKNEEIIDVIDVKEGRIIELNKVKKSVEAIEKLYAEKGYVARKVTYSIEPKGEGTVSVTFDIQEGKRAYIKEVSYIGNEALKTKQLKEGLYTKTKGMFSFITKSGLYNPEEIDNDTQRIRAKYYNNGYLDVKVSKPEIEFSDQEDGYIVTFRIEEGKQYKIKNITFNGDLVIAQEELLSLLKLKSGEIFRGEQLADDIEKLTTFYGDKGYAFANVDPGVKQNREELTVDLNFLIEKGPEVYIRDIDIVGNTRTKDKVIRREIPIEEEQLYSTSKVDAIKPRVSRLGFFDENVEVATNRVTGTDNQVDLSVKVKEKPTGFFSVAGGFSSVETIIFAGQVQESNIFGTGKRVSLNAQIGGVTQLFFINYTDPHFLDSNWTLDAVGFRSKQVFRDFDREAWGGSLTVGRRLFSQLSGSLTYRLESLKISDVDRNASFLITENSQTVSSFALGFVWDTLNNVLDPTRGNISRTSIEYAGPFGGDTDFIRYHISSRQFVPFWYNTYFSVFGTYGIIDFQNIGNELVVAERYYLGGPNTLRGFGFRRVSPRVPVPDGGFVLIGGVQQLLFQVDYIFPILSQVGLKGVLFFDIGNVFNDGQDLTLNPSDLRKDWGLGFRWNSPLGPLRLEVGFPIGTRLPGEKSYEIQFTVGTLF
- a CDS encoding OmpH family outer membrane protein is translated as MRILIVAFLFTVLTSGLSYAQSTAKIAYIDLQRVILESKAGKTAKSAFEREFNQKATLIEQKKVALDQERESFLKQSAVMDEEARLRKADELQRKEKDLNRTRDDYRDELQRRDLDLSKQILSRVVEIINNIGNSEGYEIIVEKSEGGILCCKGADITDRVIKAFDAKQ
- the fabZ gene encoding 3-hydroxyacyl-ACP dehydratase FabZ; translation: MIYNKEEIKNFIPHRDPFLFVDSVIELEPEVRIVASKRFGDELDFFRGHFPGNPIVPGVILLEALAQAGGILFASSYPEKIKEKGRFNVYLMGVESVKFRKPVLPGDNVKLEVKLLKNRLRGLKFSGEAFVGKNKVAEAQIIAAIV